A window of Chloroflexota bacterium contains these coding sequences:
- a CDS encoding PTS ascorbate transporter subunit IIC produces MIKIVTVCGMGLGSGHLMRMNVERVLKRHGVKDTAVEVEVADIGTAQRPGVDIFVTSAEFAPKCRKWAQRLVVVKNVFDEKEMEQALMPIFKELLASKGKKQQSSIERVFAGVLKAILGFTVMYCGAFVIAGVLSPMGEGVARAFGLQIVVPVNEAITALTATRFSAQLIITTVGAFLVHVILARFTPLHYIFLSGHNILFIAAVCVAMLVKSGLPNIQVLLYASLISGILMTVMPAFSMPFMHRATKGAGFAMGHLATAGYCVAGLIGKWVGSDPEQTDSEKIGFLGNLGLFRELFREPLLSMGLAIIVICTLTVIFELSQGDGTYLNPFESVVWSIMQGFTFAAGITIILLGMRMFVGEMVSAFRSISDKFVPGAIPALDCPALFPYGPNSVVIGFFGYTVGMAFMIVFCLIMRYPLVIVPMLFHSFFMGSTAGVFGNATGGRRGAFLGASLHGFLNTSLQAFLFTLIDGSGLNGAMFADTDYCITGIIIGKLSSFMPLALLVFAIILALATWIEVRITRPLLAREIKSK; encoded by the coding sequence TTGATCAAAATTGTCACTGTTTGTGGTATGGGCTTGGGTAGTGGGCATTTAATGCGTATGAATGTCGAGCGTGTACTCAAACGCCATGGCGTTAAAGATACCGCTGTTGAGGTTGAAGTAGCGGATATCGGAACTGCTCAGCGGCCAGGGGTTGACATCTTCGTTACCAGTGCTGAATTCGCGCCAAAGTGTAGGAAATGGGCACAGCGGCTTGTAGTCGTAAAGAACGTGTTTGACGAAAAAGAGATGGAACAAGCACTGATGCCTATATTCAAGGAGTTACTTGCTAGTAAAGGTAAGAAACAGCAGTCCAGCATTGAGCGGGTGTTCGCGGGTGTGCTCAAGGCTATTCTAGGATTTACTGTCATGTATTGTGGAGCATTTGTGATCGCTGGAGTGCTCAGCCCTATGGGCGAGGGTGTAGCCCGTGCCTTTGGTTTGCAGATTGTCGTGCCGGTCAATGAGGCTATCACCGCTTTGACTGCTACCAGGTTTAGCGCTCAACTGATTATCACCACAGTCGGAGCGTTTTTGGTACATGTTATTTTGGCGCGTTTTACTCCTTTACATTATATCTTCTTAAGTGGTCATAATATACTGTTCATTGCGGCTGTATGCGTTGCCATGCTGGTGAAATCTGGACTGCCTAACATCCAAGTTCTGCTCTATGCTTCGCTTATATCTGGCATCTTGATGACCGTTATGCCTGCCTTCTCGATGCCGTTTATGCATAGAGCGACCAAGGGCGCTGGCTTTGCCATGGGTCACTTAGCGACTGCTGGCTACTGCGTGGCTGGTCTGATCGGCAAGTGGGTTGGAAGCGATCCCGAACAGACAGATTCCGAAAAGATAGGGTTCCTTGGAAACTTGGGCCTTTTCCGCGAGTTATTCCGCGAGCCACTCTTGTCAATGGGGCTAGCCATTATCGTCATTTGCACGCTTACCGTGATCTTTGAGTTGAGCCAAGGTGATGGAACGTACCTTAATCCATTCGAATCTGTTGTCTGGTCAATTATGCAGGGGTTTACTTTTGCTGCAGGAATAACGATCATTTTGTTGGGAATGCGTATGTTCGTTGGGGAGATGGTGTCAGCATTCCGCAGCATCTCAGACAAATTTGTACCGGGTGCTATTCCCGCACTGGATTGTCCGGCTTTATTCCCATATGGGCCGAACAGCGTGGTGATTGGATTCTTTGGCTACACCGTAGGAATGGCCTTCATGATCGTGTTCTGTTTGATCATGAGGTATCCCTTAGTAATTGTACCCATGTTGTTCCATAGTTTCTTCATGGGCAGCACCGCGGGTGTATTTGGAAATGCCACAGGTGGTCGCCGCGGCGCTTTCTTGGGGGCAAGTCTTCATGGTTTTCTAAACACTTCCCTACAAGCCTTCTTATTCACCCTGATAGACGGTTCAGGTTTGAATGGTGCAATGTTTGCCGATACGGACTATTGCATAACTGGAATTATCATTGGCAAACTGAGCAGTTTTATGCCACTGGCACTGCTTGTGTTTGCTATTATACTAGCCCTTGCTACTTGGATCGAGGTGCGGATCACTCGTCCTCTATTAGCGAGGGAAATCAAGAGCAAATAG